Proteins encoded in a region of the Gallalistipes aquisgranensis genome:
- a CDS encoding CTP synthase, translated as MSTISKSKPKYIFVTGGVASSLGKGIISASLAKLLQARGYEVTIQKLDPYINIDPGTLNPYEHGECYVTEDGAETDLDLGHYERFTSIQTTKANNVTTGKIYQSVINKERRGEYLGKTVQVIPHITDEIKRRIKLLASKKIYDVIITEIGGTVGDIESLPYIEAVRQLRYELGYQNTAIVHLTLIPYLSASGELKTKPTQHSVKTMLENGLQPDVLVLRTEKKLGLNLRRKVALFCNVDANAVIESIDVPTIYEVPLRMREQKLDEVVLAKLGLKVEGEPELSRWIEFVDKVKNPKQTVHVALVGKYTELPDAYKSIVEAFIHAGAANHVKVKLQYVNSEKLTPDTIESVLKPMCGILVAPGFGHRGIEGKIMAVKYAREHRIPFFGICLGMQCCVIEFARDVLGYADANSTEMGATEAPVIDLMEEQKGVTEKGGTMRLGAYPCHLMHESKAYEAYGTDQIAERHRHRYEFNNDYLEEFVRAGMRPVGVNPDTNLVEVVELEDHPWFVGVQYHPEYKSTVLRPHPLFVAFVKAATEYCNAQKKK; from the coding sequence ATGTCAACCATCAGTAAGTCCAAACCCAAATACATCTTCGTCACCGGAGGCGTCGCGTCGTCTCTGGGCAAGGGAATCATTTCCGCCTCGCTGGCCAAGCTCCTGCAGGCCCGCGGTTACGAGGTAACCATCCAGAAGCTCGATCCGTATATCAATATCGACCCCGGTACGCTGAATCCCTATGAGCATGGCGAATGTTACGTCACGGAGGACGGTGCCGAGACCGACCTCGATCTGGGCCACTACGAGCGTTTCACCTCGATCCAAACCACGAAAGCCAACAACGTCACCACGGGCAAGATCTACCAGAGCGTCATCAACAAGGAGCGCCGCGGGGAGTATCTGGGCAAGACCGTGCAGGTGATTCCCCACATCACGGACGAGATCAAGCGGCGGATCAAATTGCTGGCCAGCAAAAAGATATACGATGTCATCATCACCGAAATCGGAGGAACCGTGGGTGACATCGAGTCGCTGCCTTACATCGAGGCGGTGCGTCAGCTGCGCTACGAACTGGGGTATCAGAACACGGCCATCGTCCATCTGACGCTGATTCCCTATCTTTCGGCTTCGGGCGAGCTGAAGACCAAACCCACGCAGCATTCCGTGAAGACGATGCTCGAGAACGGACTTCAGCCCGATGTCCTGGTCCTGCGCACGGAGAAGAAGCTCGGTCTCAACCTGCGGCGCAAGGTGGCTCTTTTCTGCAATGTGGATGCCAATGCCGTGATCGAGTCGATCGACGTGCCGACCATCTACGAGGTTCCTCTGCGCATGCGGGAACAGAAACTGGACGAGGTGGTGCTCGCCAAACTGGGTCTGAAGGTGGAGGGCGAGCCGGAGCTCAGCCGCTGGATCGAATTCGTGGACAAGGTGAAGAATCCCAAACAGACGGTGCATGTCGCGCTGGTGGGCAAGTACACCGAACTGCCCGATGCCTACAAGTCGATCGTGGAAGCTTTCATCCATGCCGGGGCGGCCAACCACGTGAAAGTGAAGCTGCAATATGTCAACTCGGAGAAACTCACGCCCGACACGATCGAATCCGTGCTCAAACCGATGTGCGGTATCCTGGTGGCGCCCGGTTTCGGACACCGCGGCATCGAGGGCAAGATCATGGCCGTGAAGTATGCCCGAGAGCACCGGATACCCTTCTTCGGTATCTGTCTGGGCATGCAGTGCTGCGTGATCGAATTCGCCCGCGACGTGCTGGGGTATGCCGATGCCAACTCCACGGAAATGGGCGCTACGGAGGCGCCTGTCATCGACCTGATGGAAGAGCAGAAGGGTGTGACGGAGAAGGGTGGCACGATGCGTCTGGGTGCCTATCCCTGCCATCTGATGCACGAGTCGAAGGCTTACGAGGCTTACGGGACCGATCAGATCGCCGAACGTCACCGCCACCGCTATGAATTCAACAACGATTATCTGGAAGAGTTCGTGCGGGCCGGCATGCGTCCCGTGGGCGTCAATCCCGACACCAATCTGGTGGAGGTAGTCGAACTGGAGGACCATCCCTGGTTCGTGGGGGTACAGTATCATCCCGAATACAAGAGTACGGTGCTCCGTCCCCATCCGCTGTTCGTGGCTTTCGTCAAGGCCGCCACGGAGTATTGCAATGCCCAGAAAAAGAAGTAA
- the yidC gene encoding membrane protein insertase YidC, which yields MDKKSLIGLIIIGVILFGFTWYNSKQAEEFNRQQAIADSIALAHNALISEPDSAVFAQQPAGPAGGGLPEQSAAVSADSALARHLGPALYAATKGEEQVYTIENDLMKISVSNRGGRVSSVELKDYKTYAGDPLVLFDDSTSVFDLSFFIRGDYNNMQVNTGAYYFTTDAPRQIAFAEGEAEKSLSMRLYVDSAAYVEYLYTVKKDNYMIDFDVRFVNMANLLSNQSDFEITWENVSPQNEKGFENENNYTTIAYMYPGSDALEELGMSKESKSENVDTKLKWIAFKQQFFSSVFVAGKDFQNAAVSYDTYQPGSGKIKKFYAKIAVPFNPQNADYNFQFYYGPNKYSTLKKYDIGIQKLVPLGWGIFGWVNRWIVIPVFNFLGGFISNFGVIILLLTIFIKILISPLTYKSYLSTAKMRLLKPEMDAINAKYPKQEDAMKKQQATMELYRRAGVNPMGGCLPLLIQFPILIAMFRFFPASIELRGEHFLWADDLSSYDSILNLPFNIPFYGDHVSLFALLMALSVFISSKINYTQTASAGPQMAGMKFMMLYMMPLMLLLWFNNYSSGLSYYYLVSNIITIGQTYAFRYAVNDEKLHRKMKENAKKPVKKSKFQQRYEEALKAQQQQARNRKR from the coding sequence ATGGATAAGAAATCACTGATCGGATTAATAATAATAGGTGTCATCCTGTTCGGGTTTACGTGGTACAACTCCAAGCAGGCCGAAGAGTTCAACCGTCAGCAGGCCATAGCCGATTCGATCGCCCTCGCCCACAACGCACTGATTTCGGAGCCTGACAGCGCCGTTTTCGCGCAACAGCCCGCAGGGCCGGCCGGAGGAGGTCTGCCGGAGCAGAGCGCCGCTGTTTCTGCCGATTCGGCGCTGGCCCGTCATCTGGGACCTGCGCTGTATGCGGCGACCAAAGGAGAGGAACAGGTCTATACGATCGAGAACGACCTGATGAAAATATCGGTTTCCAACCGGGGCGGACGCGTCTCGTCGGTGGAACTGAAGGATTATAAGACCTATGCGGGCGATCCGCTGGTGCTTTTCGACGATTCGACGTCGGTATTCGACCTTTCGTTCTTTATCCGGGGCGATTACAACAACATGCAGGTCAACACCGGAGCCTATTACTTTACGACCGATGCTCCCCGGCAGATCGCTTTCGCCGAGGGAGAGGCCGAAAAGAGCCTTTCGATGCGGCTGTATGTCGATTCGGCGGCTTACGTGGAGTATCTCTACACGGTGAAGAAGGACAATTACATGATCGATTTCGATGTCCGTTTCGTCAATATGGCGAATCTGTTGTCGAACCAGTCCGACTTCGAAATCACCTGGGAGAACGTATCGCCTCAGAACGAAAAGGGTTTCGAGAACGAGAACAACTACACTACGATCGCCTATATGTATCCCGGCAGCGACGCTCTCGAGGAGTTGGGCATGTCGAAGGAGTCCAAATCGGAAAATGTGGACACGAAACTCAAATGGATCGCCTTCAAGCAGCAGTTCTTCTCCTCTGTGTTCGTGGCCGGCAAGGATTTCCAGAATGCGGCGGTCAGCTACGATACCTACCAGCCCGGATCGGGTAAGATCAAGAAGTTCTATGCCAAGATCGCCGTTCCGTTCAATCCCCAGAATGCGGACTATAACTTCCAGTTCTACTACGGTCCCAACAAGTATTCCACGCTCAAGAAATACGATATCGGCATCCAGAAGCTCGTGCCGCTGGGATGGGGAATTTTCGGCTGGGTGAACCGTTGGATCGTGATTCCCGTGTTCAACTTCCTGGGCGGATTTATCAGCAATTTCGGGGTCATCATTCTTTTGCTGACGATCTTCATCAAAATTCTGATTTCGCCGCTCACTTACAAGTCCTATCTGTCGACGGCCAAGATGCGTTTGCTCAAACCGGAGATGGATGCGATCAACGCCAAGTATCCCAAACAGGAGGATGCCATGAAAAAGCAGCAGGCCACGATGGAGCTCTACCGGAGGGCCGGAGTCAACCCGATGGGGGGATGTCTGCCGCTGTTGATCCAGTTCCCGATCCTGATCGCCATGTTCCGTTTCTTCCCGGCTTCGATCGAACTGAGGGGCGAGCATTTCCTTTGGGCGGACGACCTTTCGTCGTACGACAGCATTCTGAACCTGCCTTTCAATATCCCGTTCTACGGTGACCACGTCAGTCTGTTCGCCCTGCTGATGGCCCTGTCGGTCTTCATATCTTCGAAGATCAACTATACGCAGACGGCTTCGGCCGGGCCCCAGATGGCCGGCATGAAGTTCATGATGCTCTATATGATGCCTCTCATGCTGTTGCTGTGGTTCAACAACTACTCCAGTGGTCTGAGCTATTACTATCTTGTTTCGAATATCATCACGATCGGACAGACTTACGCTTTCCGCTATGCGGTGAACGATGAGAAACTGCATCGGAAGATGAAGGAGAACGCGAAGAAACCGGTCAAAAAAAGCAAATTCCAGCAGCGCTACGAGGAGGCCCTCAAGGCACAGCAGCAACAGGCCAGGAACCGGAAACGTTGA